The following coding sequences are from one Granulicella sp. L56 window:
- a CDS encoding TonB-dependent receptor codes for MKIFGPVVICFMVALSFSLPAAAQEYRGTIQGNVTDAKGYVVDGAAVEAKSNEQDYKITTNAKGYFVIPFVQPGTYTVTVKAKGFRTEERPGLVLNVAQKINLNLGLTAGGESETVTVSTNTIQLATTDASGGTVIDPELVQNLPLNGNQVYMLMGLTPGVRFTQTQFGAGGYSGTRAWDTSNSYSITGQPGTTNQFLLNGAPISIQGGGPAGTWTVAPTIDAVQEVKIMTITFDAQYGRVGGGAVNTIIKNGSPHFHGTMFDKWRNSLFDANTYQSSQQNEAKSFHNEHDFGGTIGGPFLKHNAFFFFSYEGYRQVLPAPIVGTVPTADMLPDASGNVNLTNYLAAVNKTNGIYDPDTTTCVVPSGSGGCTTYGRAAFPNNTIPASRISPIGVNILKLMPAPNRPGYQNNFVFNGKDRYRYNMPIARVDYNFTDKTRLYGLFTWWSGTEYRNGNGFTGAAIQGNINNYRSGITQVLDLTHTFSNTLVADVRASFNRYYTLAPDGTLSAGQAQLTPGDLGLNMPQLPTTTHDYAPEFSFGDGYSSVVGNQGDPTMFETYDLGPSITQTVGRHTLHYGGEFSLYHDVSGGIGQPNGTFGFGTGFTQNNPFQSNKDGSAIAETLMGYADSGNVHYGFAPYESYRYYGFFVQDDWKVNDKLAINAGLRWDDELSPTERHNRLLAGICLTCSNPISGMINYPAGNVLPNGATMVNPILGAAQFASSKLPAYDEHSAYWQPKLGLSFAPNRFIVFHGGYTISKAFGIELGGASAFTQDTGYNSTPDGGLHPATDFRSGTPFPNGYATPPGTSQGALALVGQGFGIDQRDRKIPIVQQFTLGFEVQMPFGMVGNLAYLGAHTTRLRDSLQINGISASDFQKGHDDPNYLDQQVTNPFYGVLPKTVSLGQNPTIQAKYLMVPYPQFDGNLYVYTNAGGFSHYNAMLAKLEKRFSHGRAFGNGLSFLGSFTWSRLMSATGLLNNNGAGLVDAKPYNAVDPSDRPWDFAFSGVYGLPIGRGGAYLANAHGVLGEVVNGWQLDWTFTNAGGTPAGFPNNDIYTCGQYNERPAHRSYKSYLNNSENQCFTTFPEYTAVTQLPVTTKLRNPNAGQTALGLGKKFSITEAAKLEFKAEVYNATNTPIFGGPNTGSPEQAPVRVTSVADPNQPGAWSGYGTVGSTQQNFPRQMQFSLKLLF; via the coding sequence ATGAAGATATTTGGGCCAGTCGTCATCTGCTTTATGGTAGCGCTATCTTTTTCGCTACCAGCGGCAGCACAGGAATACAGGGGTACGATTCAAGGAAATGTAACCGATGCCAAAGGCTATGTTGTGGATGGCGCAGCGGTGGAGGCGAAGAGCAACGAGCAGGATTACAAGATCACCACGAATGCGAAGGGGTATTTCGTGATCCCATTCGTGCAGCCAGGGACCTATACGGTCACGGTGAAGGCCAAGGGGTTTCGGACGGAGGAGCGGCCGGGCCTGGTCCTCAATGTGGCGCAGAAGATTAATCTGAACCTGGGCCTGACCGCTGGCGGAGAGTCGGAGACCGTTACGGTATCCACCAATACAATTCAGTTGGCGACGACGGATGCCTCCGGCGGTACGGTCATAGATCCGGAGCTGGTGCAGAATTTGCCGCTGAACGGCAACCAGGTATACATGCTAATGGGGCTGACGCCAGGCGTGCGATTTACGCAGACCCAGTTTGGCGCGGGCGGCTACTCCGGAACCCGAGCATGGGACACCTCGAATTCGTATTCGATCACCGGGCAGCCGGGAACGACGAACCAGTTTTTGCTGAATGGCGCGCCGATCTCGATACAGGGCGGCGGACCGGCGGGAACCTGGACCGTCGCGCCGACCATCGACGCGGTGCAGGAGGTCAAAATAATGACCATCACCTTCGACGCGCAGTATGGGCGCGTGGGCGGCGGCGCAGTGAATACCATTATCAAGAACGGATCCCCTCACTTTCATGGCACCATGTTTGACAAGTGGCGCAACTCGCTGTTCGATGCGAACACCTACCAGTCGAGCCAGCAGAACGAAGCAAAGTCGTTTCACAACGAGCATGACTTTGGAGGAACCATCGGCGGTCCCTTCCTGAAACACAACGCCTTCTTCTTCTTCAGCTACGAGGGTTATCGCCAGGTGCTGCCCGCACCAATAGTCGGCACTGTGCCTACGGCAGATATGCTGCCAGACGCCAGCGGAAATGTTAACCTGACGAACTACCTTGCCGCAGTCAACAAGACGAATGGAATCTACGATCCGGATACGACTACCTGCGTGGTTCCGTCGGGGAGTGGTGGCTGCACGACGTATGGGCGGGCGGCTTTCCCAAATAATACGATTCCAGCTTCGCGGATCAGTCCGATTGGCGTGAATATCCTGAAGCTGATGCCGGCGCCGAACCGGCCTGGGTACCAGAACAACTTCGTTTTCAATGGAAAAGACAGGTACCGGTACAACATGCCGATTGCGCGTGTGGACTACAACTTCACCGACAAGACCCGGCTGTATGGTCTTTTCACGTGGTGGTCGGGAACTGAATATCGGAACGGCAACGGATTTACAGGGGCGGCGATCCAGGGCAATATCAACAACTACCGCTCGGGCATAACGCAGGTGTTGGACCTGACGCATACCTTTTCAAACACGCTCGTAGCGGACGTGCGAGCTTCGTTCAACCGCTACTACACCCTTGCACCGGATGGAACCCTATCGGCAGGCCAGGCGCAACTTACGCCAGGTGATCTGGGGTTGAATATGCCGCAGTTGCCGACTACCACTCATGACTACGCTCCTGAGTTTTCGTTCGGCGACGGCTATTCGTCCGTCGTCGGAAATCAAGGCGATCCAACTATGTTCGAGACTTATGACCTTGGCCCATCCATCACGCAGACAGTGGGGCGGCACACGCTGCACTATGGCGGTGAGTTCTCGCTGTATCACGATGTTTCGGGCGGGATCGGTCAGCCGAATGGTACCTTCGGGTTTGGTACGGGATTCACGCAGAATAATCCGTTTCAGTCGAACAAAGATGGTTCTGCCATCGCTGAGACGTTGATGGGATATGCGGACAGCGGCAATGTGCACTACGGGTTCGCACCCTATGAGTCATACAGGTACTATGGCTTCTTCGTGCAGGACGACTGGAAGGTCAACGACAAGTTAGCCATCAACGCGGGTCTGCGATGGGACGACGAACTGTCACCCACAGAGCGGCATAATCGCCTGCTGGCAGGAATTTGTCTGACGTGCTCAAACCCAATCTCAGGCATGATCAACTATCCGGCGGGCAATGTGCTGCCCAATGGAGCGACGATGGTCAATCCTATTCTTGGCGCAGCGCAGTTTGCCAGCAGTAAACTTCCGGCGTATGACGAACATAGTGCGTACTGGCAGCCGAAGCTCGGCCTTTCTTTTGCCCCGAACCGCTTCATCGTCTTTCATGGGGGATATACCATCTCGAAGGCGTTCGGGATCGAATTGGGCGGAGCGTCTGCGTTTACCCAGGACACAGGCTACAACTCAACTCCGGACGGAGGTCTGCATCCGGCAACTGACTTCCGCAGCGGCACCCCGTTTCCGAATGGATACGCCACTCCTCCAGGCACCTCACAAGGAGCGTTGGCGCTGGTAGGCCAGGGTTTTGGAATCGATCAGCGCGATCGCAAGATTCCAATTGTGCAGCAGTTCACCCTTGGGTTCGAGGTGCAGATGCCCTTTGGGATGGTGGGTAATCTCGCTTACCTGGGAGCGCATACCACACGGCTGCGGGACTCTTTGCAGATAAATGGGATCAGCGCATCAGACTTCCAGAAGGGACACGACGACCCCAACTATCTCGATCAGCAGGTAACGAACCCGTTCTATGGGGTGCTGCCGAAGACGGTTTCGCTTGGGCAAAATCCCACCATCCAGGCGAAGTACCTGATGGTGCCCTATCCGCAATTTGATGGCAATCTGTACGTTTACACCAATGCGGGCGGCTTCAGCCACTACAACGCCATGCTGGCAAAGCTGGAGAAGCGCTTCTCTCATGGGCGCGCTTTCGGCAACGGGCTCAGCTTCCTGGGGTCGTTCACCTGGTCGCGGCTAATGTCGGCCACCGGCTTGCTCAACAACAATGGTGCCGGTCTCGTCGATGCCAAGCCGTACAACGCGGTCGATCCCAGCGACCGTCCGTGGGACTTTGCGTTCAGCGGGGTGTATGGTCTGCCGATCGGACGTGGTGGAGCCTACCTGGCTAACGCGCATGGGGTGTTGGGCGAGGTAGTGAATGGTTGGCAACTGGATTGGACGTTCACCAACGCCGGCGGTACACCTGCCGGCTTCCCCAACAACGATATATACACCTGCGGCCAGTACAACGAGCGGCCAGCGCATCGGTCGTATAAAAGCTACCTGAACAACAGCGAGAACCAATGCTTCACAACGTTCCCGGAGTATACGGCGGTGACGCAGTTGCCGGTTACGACGAAGCTGCGGAACCCGAACGCGGGGCAGACGGCACTGGGATTGGGGAAGAAGTTCTCCATCACTGAAGCCGCGAAGCTGGAGTTCAAGGCAGAGGTCTACAACGCTACGAACACGCCAATCTTCGGCGGACCAAACACTGGTTCACCGGAACAGGCGCCTGTCCGTGTTACCAGCGTGGCTGATCCAAACCAGCCGGGAGCGTGGTCGGGCTATGGAACGGTCGGCTCGACGCAGCAGAACTTTCCGAGACAGATGCAGTTCTCGCTGAAGCTTCTTTTCTAA
- a CDS encoding sialate O-acetylesterase yields MFSDHTVLQREAPIHVWGWSEPEEKVTVRFHAQTRSVEANAEGEWNLWLMPEQAGGPYTLTAQGSSGGAASTVTVSDVLIGDVWVASGQSNMEFPLKGFGGNTVLKNGAEEIANATVPTVRLLRIEHKSSDVPVEDVDGTWTLCTPETAASFSAVAYFFGREISRKEHVPIGLIDATWGGTPVASWISLDGIGADASLMPIFATRARFADEQSRAVRVEAAEKREDAAALAAHRPLPKHSWHPDETSWLPAALFNGMIAPMTPYSIKGVIWYQGETDSAPATAPLYARSFSAMIGDWRNHWQEGNFPFLFVQISSFHSPGEHWGMVRDQQRRTLAVSNTAMAVSLDVGTPDNVHPPDKQTVGARLAVAARGMVYGEAVDYSGPMFRQATRDGDGMRVWFDHVNGLTAKGGELAGFEVAGADKQFVPATAKIDGSSVEVRSAAVKNPEYVRYGWESVTNGNLYNGAGLPASTFTSE; encoded by the coding sequence TTGTTCAGCGATCATACTGTGCTGCAGCGTGAGGCTCCCATTCATGTGTGGGGATGGTCGGAGCCCGAGGAGAAGGTTACGGTGCGCTTCCATGCGCAGACGCGCTCTGTGGAGGCGAATGCGGAAGGCGAGTGGAACCTGTGGCTGATGCCGGAGCAGGCTGGCGGGCCGTATACGCTGACGGCGCAGGGCAGTTCAGGCGGCGCGGCCTCGACGGTGACGGTTTCGGATGTTTTGATTGGGGATGTGTGGGTTGCGTCGGGCCAGTCGAACATGGAGTTTCCGCTGAAGGGCTTTGGCGGCAATACGGTGTTGAAAAATGGTGCGGAGGAGATTGCCAACGCCACGGTACCCACGGTACGGCTGCTTCGGATCGAGCATAAAAGCTCGGATGTGCCGGTCGAGGACGTCGATGGGACATGGACGCTGTGCACACCGGAGACGGCAGCCAGTTTTTCGGCGGTCGCGTACTTTTTTGGCAGGGAGATCAGCCGGAAGGAGCACGTTCCTATCGGCCTGATCGATGCGACGTGGGGCGGAACGCCGGTAGCTTCGTGGATCAGCCTGGACGGAATTGGCGCGGATGCATCGCTGATGCCGATCTTTGCGACGCGTGCGCGATTCGCGGATGAGCAGAGCAGAGCGGTCAGAGTGGAGGCTGCCGAGAAGCGAGAGGATGCGGCGGCGCTCGCTGCCCATCGGCCGTTGCCGAAACATTCCTGGCATCCGGACGAGACGTCCTGGCTGCCGGCAGCTTTGTTCAACGGAATGATTGCGCCGATGACGCCGTATTCGATCAAGGGAGTGATCTGGTACCAGGGCGAGACCGACAGCGCACCGGCGACCGCGCCGCTCTATGCGAGATCTTTTTCAGCGATGATTGGGGACTGGCGCAATCACTGGCAGGAGGGGAACTTTCCGTTTCTCTTCGTGCAGATCTCCAGCTTTCATTCCCCCGGCGAGCATTGGGGAATGGTGCGCGACCAGCAGCGGCGGACGCTGGCGGTGAGCAATACAGCGATGGCCGTGTCGCTGGACGTGGGCACGCCGGACAATGTGCATCCGCCGGACAAGCAGACGGTGGGAGCGCGATTGGCGGTGGCTGCGCGCGGCATGGTCTACGGAGAGGCTGTGGATTACTCGGGGCCAATGTTCCGTCAGGCCACGCGCGATGGTGACGGAATGCGCGTTTGGTTCGACCACGTCAATGGCTTAACGGCCAAGGGCGGCGAGTTAGCTGGGTTTGAAGTTGCGGGGGCGGACAAGCAGTTTGTTCCAGCTACGGCGAAGATCGATGGCTCTTCCGTTGAGGTGCGGAGTGCTGCGGTAAAGAACCCGGAATATGTACGTTACGGGTGGGAAAGTGTTACGAACGGCAATCTCTACAATGGCGCGGGGCTTCCAGCCTCTACCTTTACCTCGGAGTAA
- a CDS encoding MFS transporter, giving the protein MTKTSSAASRAPLPFLGLACAVGVSTMYYNQPLLLEMGHTYGAAAGRTGFVAVATQVGYALGLLFFVPLGDLLERRALMMRMFAAVAVALVLVALAPTLGWLIAGSALIGVFASVTHVVLPIAPDLVSDEQRGRAIGIVMTGLLLGILLARTFAGWVSHITGWRSVFIVAAIINAAFVPLLWRKMPKLPPKQKLRYADAMKSLWTLYRTQPLLRESSELGALVFASFSCFWTTLAFMLYSHYGLGAGVAGTFGVVGAAGALVAPIAGRMSDKHGSRWVVSVGISLLAVSYLLLWGEESARLSTALHMVLLIVGVVVLDMGAQMTQVANQTRIFGLDASARSRLNTVYMTVYFSGAAVGSALATVAWVHWKWTGVSVLALGLIGLAFLRHAVGDKTGGQYEHHPLTIEDELMEA; this is encoded by the coding sequence ATGACGAAGACTTCCAGTGCCGCATCCCGCGCGCCGCTGCCCTTTCTTGGGCTGGCCTGTGCTGTGGGCGTCTCCACCATGTATTACAACCAGCCGCTTTTGCTGGAGATGGGCCATACCTATGGGGCGGCCGCCGGGCGCACCGGCTTTGTTGCCGTGGCGACGCAGGTTGGCTACGCGTTGGGGCTGCTGTTCTTTGTTCCGCTGGGCGATCTGCTGGAGCGGCGTGCGCTGATGATGCGTATGTTTGCCGCTGTCGCGGTGGCGCTGGTGCTGGTGGCACTGGCTCCGACCCTGGGCTGGCTGATTGCAGGGAGCGCCCTGATTGGAGTTTTTGCTTCGGTGACGCACGTTGTGTTGCCGATTGCTCCGGACCTGGTGTCGGACGAACAGAGAGGGCGGGCGATCGGCATTGTGATGACCGGCCTGTTGCTGGGCATTTTGCTGGCGCGGACCTTCGCCGGATGGGTGAGCCATATTACCGGCTGGCGTTCCGTGTTCATCGTCGCTGCGATTATCAATGCGGCGTTTGTGCCGCTACTATGGCGGAAGATGCCTAAGCTGCCGCCAAAACAGAAGCTGCGGTATGCCGATGCCATGAAATCGCTGTGGACCTTGTACCGGACACAGCCGCTGCTGCGCGAGTCCAGCGAGTTGGGGGCACTGGTGTTTGCTTCGTTTAGCTGCTTCTGGACGACACTGGCCTTCATGCTTTATAGCCACTATGGCCTGGGGGCGGGAGTTGCCGGAACATTTGGCGTAGTGGGTGCCGCGGGTGCGCTGGTGGCTCCGATTGCGGGGCGCATGTCGGATAAGCACGGCTCGCGGTGGGTGGTGTCGGTAGGGATATCGCTGCTGGCAGTCTCGTATCTTCTGCTGTGGGGCGAGGAGAGTGCGCGGCTTTCGACGGCGCTGCATATGGTTCTGCTGATCGTTGGCGTCGTGGTGTTGGATATGGGCGCGCAGATGACGCAGGTGGCAAACCAGACGCGGATCTTCGGGTTGGATGCGTCGGCGCGGAGCCGTCTGAACACGGTCTATATGACGGTCTACTTCAGCGGTGCGGCGGTGGGGTCGGCGCTGGCAACGGTGGCGTGGGTCCATTGGAAGTGGACGGGAGTCAGTGTCCTGGCGCTCGGGCTGATCGGGTTGGCGTTTCTGCGCCATGCGGTGGGAGACAAGACCGGCGGCCAGTACGAACATCATCCGCTGACCATTGAGGACGAACTGATGGAGGCGTAA
- a CDS encoding acyl-CoA dehydrogenase, translated as MGEQRSAIPLTQLSEDEQMFRTTVRRFAAEEISPLVRSMDEAQQMDAGVVRQLFELGLMGIAVPEAYGGADGSFFEAILAVEEISAVDPAVGVLVDVQNTLCVNALVRWATEEQKQRWLPRLAADTVGAYALSEAASGSDAFALQTRAVRRGDDYVLNGQKLWITNAKEAGLFVVFATVDPSAGYKGITAFVVEKGAAGFSLGKKEDKLGIRASSTCELVFRDCVVPANQVLGEVGKGYKIAIETLNEGRIGIGAQMLGLASGAWGHAARWAKERKQFGKALVEFQAMQFQLAEMATEIEAARLLVYNAARLKDAGEDFLKEAAMCKYFASQVAERVASLAVEVFGGAGFVKDYPVEKLYRDAKIGKIYEGTSFMQLATIAKLVL; from the coding sequence ATGGGTGAGCAGCGAAGCGCTATTCCGTTGACGCAGTTGAGCGAAGATGAGCAGATGTTTCGCACTACGGTGCGGAGGTTTGCCGCGGAGGAGATTTCTCCGCTGGTGCGAAGCATGGATGAGGCGCAGCAGATGGACGCCGGGGTAGTTCGTCAACTGTTTGAGCTGGGCCTAATGGGCATTGCCGTTCCGGAGGCCTACGGTGGGGCGGACGGCAGCTTCTTCGAGGCGATCCTGGCTGTGGAGGAGATTTCGGCAGTCGACCCGGCGGTGGGGGTGCTGGTCGATGTGCAGAATACGCTTTGCGTGAACGCGCTGGTGCGGTGGGCGACTGAAGAACAGAAGCAGCGGTGGCTGCCGCGGCTGGCTGCGGACACGGTGGGTGCTTACGCGTTGAGCGAGGCCGCGTCGGGGTCCGATGCTTTTGCATTGCAGACGCGGGCGGTTCGGCGTGGGGACGACTATGTTCTGAACGGGCAGAAGCTCTGGATTACGAATGCGAAGGAGGCGGGGCTGTTTGTCGTCTTTGCTACCGTTGATCCTTCGGCGGGGTACAAGGGAATTACGGCGTTCGTGGTGGAGAAGGGTGCAGCCGGATTTTCGTTGGGCAAAAAAGAAGACAAGCTGGGGATTCGCGCTTCGAGTACATGCGAGCTAGTCTTTCGGGATTGCGTAGTGCCTGCCAATCAGGTGTTGGGTGAGGTCGGCAAAGGCTACAAGATTGCCATCGAGACGCTGAATGAAGGCCGAATAGGGATCGGCGCACAGATGCTGGGGCTGGCTTCAGGGGCGTGGGGCCATGCGGCGAGGTGGGCGAAAGAACGCAAGCAGTTTGGCAAGGCGCTGGTGGAGTTTCAGGCGATGCAGTTTCAACTGGCGGAGATGGCGACGGAGATCGAAGCAGCACGGCTGCTGGTCTACAACGCTGCGAGGCTGAAGGACGCCGGTGAGGACTTTTTGAAAGAGGCCGCGATGTGCAAGTACTTCGCCTCGCAGGTGGCGGAGCGGGTGGCGAGTCTTGCGGTGGAGGTCTTCGGCGGGGCTGGATTTGTGAAGGACTATCCCGTGGAGAAGCTCTATCGCGATGCGAAGATCGGCAAGATCTATGAGGGGACTTCGTTTATGCAGTTAGCTACGATTGCCAAGCTGGTGCTTTAA
- a CDS encoding tetratricopeptide repeat protein has protein sequence MTRYCRQDVLRILHLHARQLVAWERAGLISPNEHYSFEELGRLRTLRDLQATTRISAKSIRASVDAMQRVGGMRNPLMEASAVRRGSRLAFRHGGALLDPLTQQLAFDFDTTGTRQLSVVRAGGHDPARQAAELQDMFLRAVKLEENPATIPSAIEIYKAILALRPEHAPALINLGTIHYNLREYELAESFYRRATLADPDYALAFFDLGNVLDELQQLGQATAAYQKAVTLVPHYADAHYNLALSYERQGERRRALRHWLAYVRLDPTGPWSSHAKDQARKILNAEKLSIVSRGGRLVKVAG, from the coding sequence GTGACCCGATATTGCCGTCAAGACGTTTTACGAATCCTGCACTTGCATGCGCGCCAGTTAGTGGCGTGGGAGCGAGCGGGACTGATTTCCCCCAACGAACATTACAGTTTTGAAGAGCTGGGCAGGCTGCGCACGCTGCGCGATCTGCAGGCGACGACGCGCATCTCGGCCAAGAGCATTCGGGCATCGGTGGATGCGATGCAGCGCGTGGGCGGGATGCGGAACCCGCTGATGGAGGCGAGCGCGGTGAGGCGAGGATCGCGACTGGCGTTTCGGCATGGTGGCGCCCTACTCGATCCGCTGACGCAGCAGCTTGCCTTCGACTTCGACACGACCGGCACGCGGCAGCTAAGCGTGGTGCGGGCCGGAGGGCATGACCCTGCGCGACAGGCTGCCGAGCTACAGGATATGTTTCTGCGGGCGGTGAAGCTGGAGGAGAATCCGGCGACGATTCCGTCGGCAATCGAAATCTATAAGGCGATTCTGGCGCTGCGGCCGGAACATGCACCGGCGCTGATCAATCTGGGGACGATTCACTACAACCTGCGCGAGTATGAGCTGGCGGAGAGCTTTTATCGTCGGGCGACGCTGGCAGACCCGGACTATGCGCTGGCATTCTTCGACCTGGGCAACGTTCTGGACGAGTTGCAGCAGTTGGGCCAGGCTACGGCGGCCTATCAGAAGGCAGTGACGCTGGTGCCCCACTATGCCGATGCGCACTACAACCTTGCACTTTCATACGAGCGGCAGGGGGAGCGGCGCAGAGCTCTGCGTCACTGGCTGGCCTATGTGCGGCTGGACCCGACGGGGCCGTGGTCGAGCCATGCGAAGGACCAGGCGCGGAAGATTCTGAACGCAGAAAAACTCTCCATTGTGAGTCGGGGTGGACGGCTGGTGAAGGTGGCGGGCTAG